One genomic segment of Pelagerythrobacter marensis includes these proteins:
- a CDS encoding DUF488 family protein, whose amino-acid sequence MAGSVWTIGYEQVTQAALVECLGQASVEILADVRYLPLSRRPGFSKNSLRAAVEEAGIGYCHFRHLGTPSEGRAAARRGDLATLERIYSGQLELPEALAQMAELRALAETSKAALLCYERRAAECHRNLLVTALFDDFEQIDLEPELVRP is encoded by the coding sequence ATGGCCGGCAGCGTCTGGACGATCGGCTACGAGCAGGTCACCCAGGCCGCGCTGGTCGAATGTCTTGGGCAGGCATCGGTGGAGATCCTTGCGGACGTCCGCTATCTGCCGCTCTCGCGTCGGCCGGGATTCTCGAAGAACAGCCTGCGCGCAGCGGTGGAGGAAGCGGGGATCGGATACTGTCATTTCCGCCACCTCGGCACCCCGAGCGAAGGACGGGCTGCTGCACGCCGGGGCGATCTCGCTACGCTGGAACGGATCTATTCCGGGCAACTCGAACTGCCTGAAGCTCTCGCCCAGATGGCCGAGTTGCGCGCGCTGGCCGAAACCAGCAAGGCGGCGCTGCTGTGTTACGAGCGGCGAGCGGCGGAATGCCATCGCAACCTGTTGGTAACCGCGCTGTTCGACGATTTCGAACAGATCGATCTTGAGCCCGAACTAGTGCGCCCGTAG
- a CDS encoding tRNA-binding protein encodes MHLSHAPDAPAAEQTDFATFLKADIRVGTIVSVEPFPEARKPSYRLRIDLGPAIGEKKSSAQIVANYAPEDLQGRQVAAVVNFPPRQIGPMMSEVLTLGFADENGEVVLFKPDKPVPNGSRLF; translated from the coding sequence ATGCATCTAAGCCATGCGCCCGATGCTCCGGCAGCGGAGCAGACCGATTTCGCCACCTTCCTGAAGGCCGATATTCGCGTCGGCACGATCGTATCGGTCGAACCCTTTCCCGAGGCTCGCAAACCGAGTTACCGGCTGCGGATCGATTTGGGGCCGGCGATTGGAGAGAAGAAAAGCTCCGCCCAGATTGTCGCGAACTACGCGCCCGAGGATCTGCAGGGCCGCCAGGTCGCGGCCGTGGTCAACTTCCCGCCCCGGCAGATCGGGCCGATGATGTCCGAAGTGCTGACACTGGGATTTGCCGACGAGAACGGCGAGGTCGTGCTGTTCAAGCCGGACAAGCCGGTGCCAAACGGTTCGCGCCTGTTCTGA